A stretch of Plasmodium chabaudi chabaudi strain AS genome assembly, chromosome: 14 DNA encodes these proteins:
- a CDS encoding histone chaperone ASF1, putative, translated as MSEVNVTKVIVNNPICDILDPFVFTIEFEALNKLEADLEWKIFYISAVNNEGESNQDIELDNIYLGPIERGVMMFDYAVNPPDYKNMDADSVLGLQAILISANYKEKEFIRIAYYMNSFYKDIELREKPPVVPQYDKICRHIFVDNPRIVKFSIPWDSEERDEFKEFDKENEKIELLNFSKMKEENQSNSNITNQSTQDNILIPNGLNEYNPNNGNFNTPINNNMQIGMQNNMNSFNYIKNNEMPVDMDRCEIINENIKGISSITIDNKNMQ; from the exons atgtctGAAGTAAACGTGACAAAAGTAATAGTAAATAATCCGATATGTGATATTTTAGATCCCTTTGTTTTTACTATCGAATTTGAGGCACTAAATAAATTGGAAGCAGACCTCgaatggaaaatattttatatttcagCTGTTAATAATGAAGGAGAAAGTAACCAAGATATTGAGTTAgacaatatttatttaggGCCAATCGAAAGGGGAGTAATGATGTTTGACTATGCTGTCAATCCACctgattataaaaat ATGGACGCGGATAGCGTTTTAGGACTCCAAGCCATTTTGATTTCAGCAAATTATAAGGAAAAAGAATTTATAAGAATAgcttattatatgaattcCTTTTATAAAGACATTGAATTGAGAGAAAAACCACCAGTCGTTCCacaatatgataaaatatgtcGACATATATTTGTAGACAATCCAAGAATTGTTAAATTTAGTATCCCATGGGATTCTGAAGAAAGAGATGAATTTAAAGAAtttgataaagaaaatgaaaaaatagaattattaaatttttcaaaaatgaaGGAAGAAAATCAAAGTAATTCAAACATTACAAATCAATCAACACAAgacaatattttaattccaAATGGACTTAATGAATATAACCCAAACAACGGTAATTTTAATACACCaattaataacaatatGCAAATTGGTatgcaaaataatatgaattcatttaattatattaaaaacaatGAAATGCCAGTTGATATGGATAGGtgtgaaataataaatgaaaatataaagggCATTAGTAGTATAACAAttgacaataaaaatatgcaataa
- a CDS encoding cytochrome c heme lyase, putative, whose product MKMMQNMEAKNETGLDKNKSACPLTSRNSEFFLIKENEINERNMMPNIPNHSLSIEKDDNIKLNKKRDVSSIPKNDNEYWLYPSPQQFYNSLIRKNKDIDKVDVDAVVSIHNDVNEESWKSILKYEHMHKKKCDKVTLQRFCGKFDDLSFKAKFRSIFSRLGKPFDRHDWYIDRCGEEVKYILDYYNDESINDDKNIYIDVRPAMRNLSTIWDRIRYPFYELYFKHIKKDKLFR is encoded by the exons atgaaaatgatgcaaaatatggaagcaaaaaatgaaactgGATtagacaaaaataaatcagcATGCCCATTAACTTCAAGAAATTCAGAATTTTTCTTAATAAAGGAAAATG aaATTAACGAACGAAATATGATGCCCAATATACCTAATCATTCATTAAGCATTGAGaaagatgataatataaaactaaataaaaaaagggaTGTTTCATCGATcccaaaaaatgataacgAATATTGGTTATATCCATCTCCTCagcaattttataattcattaataagaaaaaataaagatatcgACAAAGTTGATGTAGATGCAGTTGTAAGTATACACAATGATGTAAATGAAGAATCGTGGAAAagcatattaaaatatgaacacaTGCATAAGAA GAAATGTGACAAAGTAACTTTACAACGATTTTGTGGAAAATTTGATGATCTATCTTTTAAGGCCAAGTTTAGAAGCATTTTTTCGAG GTTAGGAAAACCATTTGATAGACATGATTGGTATATAGACAGATGTGGGGAAGAAGTCAAATACATTTTGGATTACTACAATGATGAATCaataaatgatgataaaaat ataTATATCGATGTAAGACCAGCTATGAGAAATTTGTCAACAATTTGGGACCGAATTCGATATCCTTTCTATGAGCTTTATTTTAAacacattaaaaaagataaactCTTTAGATAg
- a CDS encoding BRO1 domain-containing protein, putative: MQLVSDFVNTKYLYEKVHINKIISKNYKEIIKKNESPGFEDEIRAFTSIRNNILTEQFKGPNDKLLKLYKEYLFYFDIFKKKKLLKDNTALYSNNIYEKNKKVEYVFEQENIIILFNICILKCSLLKYHKNSNDMKLLNKISNKVVDIFKYLFENMNNEKLSELTDINCASTYIFLCMALAYHENMFYNTAILKKCKRNLLSKLSYNIYTYFSNALYCLDGKMLDVFKNATKFSTAKGNIHYIRNVNNSFYNFILINKIIFISISNYHCALKYAQLNQEIDDINIQKYEEDKIGEIICRLKYSLDNVNNGIEICKKNNFNMNFSELKDKIAKSLNFFEHENKNIYFEVIPTYDKLDKLKGTEVLKVKDIDISDIYIKKNISNDLKLLFNKQAQNIYYQYNGELTQVYNLFEKNYIILNDQFKVMNISNRKNIISSLNNAIINSYNKIKDYYRPDIYYNNLTALNNVEVHLQEIISQIETNLNTEHRNNFEFQKKYVNVGINQESLNSYNSFLQHVKSFKTALEQLKKNIDTFKKFLENNHENFQICEMEISGFYKHVIDNLNLCTNVNIESLDSIYSYYQSILSEENEPLKKENDLNEKNDIESTAQYNNLPSLVYTDFQTFLKENNIVININKNVDKNNLFHYDKLNNYINVHSEYKFFYVLVSIYFSLSIQLKKFSYHLHDLKHSVKEEFLNSITEEKDSDKLNELLEKEKETLHMKKEKLEEILSLFEKDLNKFYDYFHEYNKLDNFKTLDNFNIFLKDLMENCKKLNTVYERHSHTLKNALMLKDDVNKYIYMRESERSNIRIQQIPNNCPRDGHKPF, encoded by the exons ATGCAACTGGTGTCTGATTTTGTAAATACAAAGTACCTATATGAAAAggtacatataaataaaataatttcaaaaaattataaagaaataataaagaagaaTGAAAGTCCAGGATTTGAAGATGAAATACGAGCTTTTACAAGTATTAGAAATAACATTTTAACAGAACAATTTAAAGGACCAAATGATaagttattaaaattatataaagaatatttattttattttgatatatttaaaaaaaaaaagttattaaaAGACAATACTGCAttatatagtaataatatatatgaaaaaaataaaaaagtggAATATGTGTTTGAacaagaaaatataataatactattcaatatatgtatattaaaatgtagcttattaaaatatcataaaaattcaaatgatatgaaattattaaacaaaatatctAATAAGGTTgtagatatatttaaatatttatttgaaaatatgaataatgaaaaattgaGTGAACTAACAGATATTAATTGTGCTAgtacttatatatttttatgtatggCATTAGCATATcatgaaaatatgttttataatacggctatattaaaaaaatgtaaacgaaatttattatctaaattaagttataatatatatacctatTTTAGTAATGCCTTATATTGCTTAGATGGGAAAATGCTTgatgtatttaaaaatgcaacaaaattttcaacTGCAAAAGGtaatatacattatataaGGAATGTcaataattcattttataactttattttaataaataaaataatcttCATCAGTATTAGTAATTATCATTGTgctttaaaatatgcacaaCTAAACCAAGAGAttgatgatataaatattcaaaaatatgaagaagACAAGATTGGAGAAATCATTTGTAGATTAAAATATAGTCTAGACAATGTAAATAATGGAATTgaaatttgtaaaaaaaataattttaatatgaatttttcagaattaaaagataaaattgCTAAgtcattaaatttttttgaacatgaaaataaaaatatatattttgaggTTATACCAACATATGATAAATtagataaattaaaagggACGGAAGTTTTAAAAGTTAAAGATATAGATATATcagatatttatataaaaaaaaatatttccaatgatttgaaattattatttaataaacaagcccaaaatatttattatcaatataATGGCGAACTAACACAAGTATACAATttgtttgaaaaaaattatataattttaaatgatcAATTTAAAGTAATGAATATATCTaatcgaaaaaatattatatcatcTCTTAACAATGcaattataaattcatataataagaTTAAGGATTATTATAGACCtgatatttattacaaCAATTTAACTGCCCTAAACAATGTAGAGGTACATTTACAAGAAATAATAAGTCAAATtgaaacaaatttaaatacaGAACAtcgaaataattttgaatttcaaaaaaaatatgttaacgTTGGAATAAATCAAGAGTCCTTAAATTcttataattcatttttgcaACATGTAAAGAGTTTTAAAACTGCTTTAGAACagcttaaaaaaaatatcgacacatttaaaaaatttctggaaaataatcatgaaaattttcaaatatgcgaaatggaaatatctggattttataaacatgTGATTGATAATCTTAATCTTTGTACTAATGTAAACATCGAATCATTAGATagtatttattcatattaccAATCAATTTTATCTGAAGAAAATGAGCCtctaaaaaaggaaaacgaccttaatgaaaaaaatgatattgaAAGTACAGCTCAATATAACAATTTACCATCATTAGTATATACCGATTTTCAAAcctttttaaaagaaaataatatagttattaatataaataaaaatgtcgataaaaataatttatttcactatgacaaattaaataactATATCAACGTCCATTCAGAGtataaatttttctatGTCCTTGTTTCGATCTACTTTTCATTAAGCATACAACTGAAAAAGTTTTCATACCACCTACACGATTTGAAGCATAGCGTAAAGGAGGAGTTTCTGAACTCGATAACG GAGGAGAAAGATAGCGATAAATTGAATGAGCTGTTggaaaaggaaaaagaaacattacatatgaaaaaagaaaagcttgaagaaattttatcattatttgaaaaagatCTTAACAAGttttatgattattttcatgaatataataaactaGATAATTTCAAAACGCTTGAT aattttaatatatttttaaaggaCCTAATGGAAAATTGCAAAAAACTTAACACCGTATACGAGCGACACTCACATACTTTGAAAAATGCTCTCATGCTAAAAGATGAT GTAAACAAGTACATATACATGCGTGAAAGCGAACGATCAAACATAAG GATACAGCAAATCCCCAATAACTGCCCAAGGGATGGTCATAAGCCTTTTTAA
- a CDS encoding WD repeat-containing protein, putative, producing the protein MSANIFEGATVLIDDGFYSSEDNEQEKKKKKNSASQNYANLKNKKKKLNHNDQNNNILKENISESSSDQSESSSDQSESSVSSDEDQINEFEKQNNNEYNNSKTKKNDEYHYFNLDSYLGSDNDLNEEHEQSYNNQTNKKVKGISGKVWNDSEDDEYDDDSSYERKLDRLKIIQENDNTNEEICIDVLDEKVNIENISVKGDHDINAFPSEDIYIYDNKEADNNIYKTKKNKKQNEKCIFLKYRLHQYTFNQIDEKKIKQIVSLPNKNIFLSVYKNSLFVMEYKDEELNASKKLKFNKLLNYVEEYNESSYILSNDIFLRKYDMAKDTVYKTRVHNPSTVLIPKEIKFYSQNNNLDEETKDEFGDLYSMSFYSSNKINIYDIRSYDIVKSFELNNRFIGMNFHKKTNSLFAIDNKGYIYNWCLNTNKLINKMMDNYSVFPSAFEVYKDYLVTCSFNGFLNLFDINNLNKPIKSFKNLTHSIRDVVFSPSHNCLLYYTHLLKNGIRMVNLDTKYVYCNIPWLTTRSKYNIYAANFFNNGNNFCFATSSNSFYVYDICGYN; encoded by the exons ATGAGtgctaatatttttgaaggGGCCACTGTCCTAATCGATGATGGCTTTTATAGCTCTGAAGATAATGaacaagaaaaaaaaaaaaaaaaaaactcaGCTAGCCAAAATTATGctaacttaaaaaataaaaaaaaaaagctaaATCATAATGACcagaataataatatattaaaagaaaatattagtGAAAGTTCCAGTGATCAAAGTGAAAGTTCCAGTGATCAAAGTGAAAGTAGTGTATCTTCAGATGAAgatcaaataaatgaatttgaaaaacaaaataataatgaatataataattcaaaaacgaaaaaaaatgacgaatatcattattttaacTTGGACAGCTACCTAGGTAGCGACAACGATTTAAATGAAGAACATGAACAgtcatataataatcaaacaaataaaaaagtaaaaggTATTAGCGGAAAAGTATGGAATGACTCAGAAGATGATGAATATGATGATGATTCATCATATGAACGGAAATTAGATAGacttaaaataattcaagagaatgataatacaaatgaagaaatatGTATTGACGTCCTTGatgaaaaagtaaatatagaaaatatttctgTTAAAGGAGATCATGATATAAATGCTTTTCCTTCcgaagatatatatatatatgataataaagaggctgataataatatatataagacaaaaaaaaataaaaaacaaaatgaaaaatgtatttttttaaaatatcgaTTACATCAATATACATTTAATCAGATTgatgaaaagaaaattaagCAAATTGTTTCTTTgccaaataaaaacatatttttgtctgtttataaaaatagtttatttgttatggaatataaagatgaagaattaaatgcttcgaaaaaattaaaatttaataagcTACTTAATTATGTTGaagaatataatgaaagtTCCTACATACTATCCAATGACATTTTCCTTCGAAAATATGATATGGCAAAAGa tacgGTATATAAAACTAGAGTCCATAATCCAAGCACAGTACTAATTccaaaggaaataaaattttattcccaaaataataacttaGATGAGGAGACGAAAGATGAATTTGGCGATTTATATTCCATGTCTTTTTATTCATCAAataagataaatatatatgatataagAAGCTATGATATTGTTAAAAGTTTTGAATTAAATAACCGTTTTATAGGTAtgaattttcataaaaaaacaaatagtTTATTTGCTATAGATAATAaaggatatatatataattggtgtttaaatacaaataaattaattaataaaatgatgGATAATTATTCAGTATTTCCATCTGCATTTGAAGTATATAAGGATTACCTTGTTACTTGCTCTTTCAATGGGTTccttaatttatttgatattaataatttaaataagccaataaaatcttttaaaaatttaaccCATAGTATTCGAGATGTAGTTTTCAGTCCATCTCATAATTgtctattatattatacacatctcttaaaaaatggaattagGATGGTAAATTTAGatacaaaatatgtatattgtAATATACCATGGCTTACTACACGATCcaaatataacatatatgctgcgaatttttttaacaacggcaacaatttttgttttgctACAAGCTCTAATTCTTTTTATGTTTACGACATTTGTGGCTACAATTAG
- a CDS encoding splicing factor 3B subunit 6, putative, with protein sequence MSRRNIRLPAEVSRILYVRNLPYKITAEELYDIFGKYGTVRQIRKGNAEGTRGTSFVVYDDIYDAKNALDHLSGFNVAGRYLVILYYDPVKAQKKKELQEKLKNEKESS encoded by the exons atGTCTAGAAGAAATATTCGATTACCTGCTGAAGTCAGCCGAATCCTTTATGTCAG AAATTTGCCATACAAAATAACGGCTGAGGAGCTATACGACatttttggaaaatatGGGACAGTCAGACAAATAAGAAAAGGGAATGCTGAAGGGACTAGGGGAACTTCATTTGTTGTTtatgatgatatatatgatgCTAAAAATGCATTAGATCATTTATCTGGTTTTAATGTTGCAGGAAGATATTTAGTTATTCTATATTATGACCCTGTTAAGGcacaaaagaaaaaagaattacaagaaaaattaaaaaatgaaaaggaatcatcataa
- a CDS encoding GTP cyclohydrolase 1, putative, with the protein MDAYVEKKQVDEDYLLSIRKNETTNILEKNQPNNFSNDTTQSISLVHPKSVNNKNSDDKKIGKGNKDNNNFIINDLEKQTNQISINILNILKASNIPDRDILKRTSNRFAKAFLYLTEGYNMNVKNIIKKSIYKRKYKNNSLIKIKDIHVYSLCKHHLLPFEGLCDIEYNPDKYIMGLSKFSRVTDIYARRLQLQEDLTNDICNALKKYLKPLYIKVTIKAKHLCINMRGVKEHDAMTVTHASYVSKQGTNCFKEHINSSENEIPKLDTPEQALS; encoded by the coding sequence atggatgCTTATGTCGAAAAAAAGCAAGTCGATGAGGATTACCTATTAAGTATtcgaaaaaatgaaacaacaaacattttagaaaaaaatcagCCAAATAACTTTTCAAATGATACAACACAATCGATAAGTCTTGTTCATCCTAAATCCgtaaataacaaaaatagtgatgataaaaaaataggtaAAGGCAATAaggataataataattttattataaacgATTTAGAAAAGCAAACAAACCAAATAAGtatcaatatattaaacattttaaaagcATCAAATATTCCAGATCgtgatatattaaaaagaacAAGCAACAGATTTGCTAaagcatttttatatttaactgaaggatataatatgaatgtaaaaaatataataaaaaaatctatatataaaagaaaatataaaaataattcgttaattaaaataaaagatatacATGTTTATTCCTTATGTAAACATCATTTATTACCATTTGAAGGATTATGTGATATTGAATATAACccagataaatatataatgggTTTGTCAAAATTTTCGAGAGTTACTGATATATATGCACGTCGTTTACAATTACAAGAAGATCTTACTAACGATATTTGTAATgctttaaaaaagtatttaaaacccttatatataaaagtcACAATTAAAGCAAAGCatttatgtattaatatGAGGGGAGTAAAGGAACATGATGCTATGACAGTTACACATGCATCATATGTATCAAAACAAGGAACCAATTGTTTTAAAGAACATATTAATTCTTCGGAAAATGAAATACCAAAATTGGATACCCCTGAACAAGCTTTATCATAA
- a CDS encoding polyadenylate-binding protein 1, putative has translation MIANSTNIMPPSFSTASLYVGDLSEDVTEAVLYEIFNTVGHVLSIRVCRDSVTRKSLGYAYVNYHNLADAERALDTLNYTNIKGQPARLMWSHRDPSLRKSGTGNIFVKNLDKTIDNKALFDTFSMFGNILSCKVATDEFGKSKNYGFVHYEDEESAKEAIEKVNGMQLGSKNVYVGHFIKKSERATNDTKFTNLYVKNFPDTVTEAHLKELFSPYGEITSMIVKSDNKNRKFCFINYSDADSARNAMENLNGKKITEDGKIDHNYDPKKEEAEKAANENSNNTTSEENAATSETPAEKKTDSESATNKDATTGEDQTSANGTTTTVTSTTDAKTEEATNDSTANAATAEKKDSKKSGESTETPNILYVGPHQSRARRHALLKAKFDTLNTESRNKHPGVNLYIKNLDDSMDDQTLKELFEPYGTITSAKVMKDDKDQSKGFGFVCFGTHEEANKAVTEMHLKIINGKPLYVGLAEKREQRLSRLQQRFRMHPIRHHMNNSLNSPMQYPNSQTPQLQFNQNTLSYGRPVITTFNQNNLISWRHQQAAAQQQAVHQQAAAQQQLGFNAGLRGQINQMRLYTQNNMMNHNIGQNKANQQLHHNQQYAMGPNPQHQQGNLNGPGQANPQQLQGAAPVPGNQLLNNNMRNMNGRGNRNLPGMNMQSPKQMPLNMVGGKQNNPQQNQAQGQPQGQPQGQTPPPQQKAGQPMQQQPIPQNSNFKFTAQARNRMELPNKNANKVNNMNNMTPGYNNNTTLTAAALASAPPSMQKQVLGENLFPLVANYHPTLAGKITGMMLEMDNSELLILLENEDQLKKKIDEALAVLQNAK, from the coding sequence ATGATAGCTAACAGTACGAATATAATGCCCCCAAGTTTTTCCACAGCATCGCTATATGTTGGTGATTTGAGCGAAGATGTGACTGAAGCAgttttatatgaaatatttaacaCCGTTGGTCATGTGTTATCAATAAGAGTTTGTAGAGACAGTGTAACAAGAAAATCTTTAggatatgcatatgtaaaTTATCACAATCTAGCAGATGCAGAAAGAGCATTAGATActttaaattatacaaatataaaagggCAACCAGCTAGATTAATGTGGAGTCATAGAGATCCATCATTACGTAAAAGTGGGActggaaatatatttgtaaaaaatttagataAAACAATAGATAATAAAGCATTATTTGATACGTTTAGCATGTTCGgcaatatattatcatgtAAAGTTGCAACAGATGAATTTGGAAAAAGCAAAAATTATGGTTTTGTGCATTATGAAGATGAAGAAAGTGCAAAAGAAGCTATTGAAAAAGTAAATGGAATGCAATTAGGATcgaaaaatgtatatgtaggacattttattaaaaaatcagAACGAGCTACTAATGATACtaaatttacaaatttatatgtaaaaaattttccTGATACTGTAACTGAAGCACATCtaaaagaattatttaGCCCATATGGTGAAATAACATCTATGATAGTAAAAtcagataataaaaatcgaaagttttgttttattaattattctGATGCAGATAGTGCAAGAAATGCTatggaaaatttaaatggaaaaaaaattacagaGGATGGTAAAATAGATCATAATTATGATCCTAAAAAGGAAGAAGCTGAAAAAGCAGCAAATGAAAATTCTAATAATACTACATCTGAAGAAAATGCTGCAACATCTGAAACACCagcagaaaaaaaaacagattCAGAATCAGCTACTAACAAAGATGCAACAACAGGAGAAGATCAAACAAGTGCAAATGGAACAACAACCACTGTAACATCTACAACAGATGCAAAAACTGAAGAAGCAACTAATGATAGTACTGCTAATGCTGCTACtgctgaaaaaaaagattcTAAAAAATCTGGAGAAAGCACTGAAACACcaaacatattatatgtagGTCCTCATCAATCTAGAGCAAGAAGACATGCACTCCTAAAAGCAAAATTTGATACATTAAATACTGAAAGCAGAAATAAACATCCAGGtgttaatttatatataaaaaatttagatgACTCTATGGATGATCAAACACTTAAAGAATTATTTGAACCATATGGAACTATAACATCTGCAAAGGTTATGAAAGATGATAAAGATCAAAGCAAAGGATTTGGATTTGTATGTTTTGGAACTCATGAAGAAGCAAATAAAGCAGTAACAGAAatgcatttaaaaataataaatggaaaACCATTATATGTAGGATTAGCTGAAAAAAGAGAACAAAGATTATCCAGATTACAACAAAGATTTCGTATGCATCCAATAAGACATCATATGAATAATTCATTGAATTCTCCAATGCAATATCCAAATAGTCAAACACCACAATTACAATTTAACCAAAACACATTGAGTTATGGTAGACCTGTAATTACAACAtttaatcaaaataatttaatatcatGGAGACACCAACAAGCAGCAGCTCAACAACAAGCAGTACATCAACAAGCTGCTGCACAACAACAATTGGGTTTTAATGCAGGTTTAAGAGGacaaataaatcaaatgaGATTGTatacacaaaataatatgatgaaTCATAATATCGGTCAAAATAAAGCTAACCAACAATTACATCACAATCAACAATATGCTATGGGCCCAAACCCTCAGCATCAACAAGGAAATTTGAATGGACCAGGACAAGCTAATCCTCAACAATTACAAGGAGCAGCACCAGTTCCCGGTAAccaattattaaataataacatgAGAAATATGAATGGTAGAGGAAATAGAAATTTACCAGGCATGAATATGCAATCACCAAAACAAATGCCTTTAAATATGGTAGGAGGAAAACAAAACAATCCTCAACAAAATCAAGCACAAGGACAACCTCAAGGACAACCACAAGGTCAAACACCACCACCACAACAAAAAGCTGGTCAGCCAATGCAACAACAACCAATCCCACAAAATAGCAACTTTAAATTTACAGCTCAAGCTAGAAATCGTATGGAATtaccaaataaaaatgcaaataaagtaaataatatgaataatatgaCTCCaggatataataataatactacATTAACTGCTGCAGCATTAGCATCTGCTCCACCTTCAATGCAAAAACAAGTACTTGGTGAAAATTTATTCCCATTAGTTGCTAACTATCATCCTACCTTAGCTGGAAAAATTACTGGTATGATGCTTGAAATGGATAATTcagaattattaattttattagaaaatgaagatcaacttaaaaagaaaatcgATGAGGCCCTTGCAGTTTTGCAAAATGCCAAATAA